TACTACCCATGGTATGGTCATGGGGCGGCTCGTTCCTGGGGCAAACACGGGGAACGGTGGGCAAGAAGCGAAACTTCTTCGGCAGTTTTAAAGTGAACTTTTGCGATTCTATGGAGAATCTGTAGGCCATATTTTTCTATAGCGGTAACAGCCGCCTTCTTGACAGTTTGAGAGACACCACGCGGAAGATGAAGAGCGTACCGTACGGAGGCAACATCTAACCAGTCGATAAGTCTTTCTCTAGCTAGGATAGAAGCAGCAGCTACTGCGATGTCTGATTCTGCCTTAGTGCGTTGCTTGAGAGAAAGCTTTCTGCCGTGAGTCATTAAAGCTTGCTGAAGGAGCCTTGCATCTGCAAATTGGTCGGACAAAGCATACGAGCAATCTGGCTGCTTTTTGCAAAGGTTTTCCAGAACACGAGCGTGGCCCCACGCAAGAAGTTTGTTTAAGTTCCTAAATTGGAGAAACAGTTCGTTATACCTCAGTGGCGAGATAGCAATGACCTCCGACGGAGTGCCGGATTTGCGAATCTGTTGCGCAAGGGTGCGTATGCGTTTATCTGAAGCGACGCGCTTGCTATCTTGCACTCCGAGTGAGGAGAGGGCGCGCGCAAGGCTGCAATTCACATAGACCCCAGCAATAACCAGGGGGCCAAAAAAGTCACCTTTTCCACTTTCGTCAATACCAAAATGTGCTTCATGGAGTTCCGGTTGAGTTACCTGAGTGTAGCCAAAAGAGGCCTGTTCGAGTACATTAGGCTCTAGTTGAAATGTGATAAAGTCCTCTATGCCCTTACCTTGGATAAGCACCTTGGGGCCCTTCAAGTAGACAACTACGCGCAGCTTATCCTTTTGTGCGCAGAAGACCGTGTGAGGTTGGCTTTCAAGTCGAAAGCCGTGGAGTATTAATACTTGTCGGAGTTTTTTAACTTGATGGCAAGTGAGCGGAGCGGTGTAGGTGTGAGTGGTAAGTGGTTGAGATGCCAGAAACCTCATATTGCGAAAGTATGACCCAACAGAAGATGGAGCGCAATCTTCATGCTTGGTTTCGAAAATGCGGTAGGGACTTGCCATGGAGGCATACTGTTGACCCTTACGCTATTCTGGTTTCAGAGATCATGCTACAGCAGACGCAGGTGGGGACTGTGCTGGGATATTTCGGTCGTTGGATGGAAAGGTTCCCAGATATTAGGACCTTAGCAGAGGCCCCCGAAGACTCTGTGCTCGAGTTATGGCAGGGATTAGGCTACTACAGCCGGGCACGCAGTTTACATCGCGTGGCCAGGATGTTAGCACAGCTTCCTGGATTTCCGAGAACCCCGGCAGAGTTAGAGTGTTTGCCAGGTATTGGTGAATACACTGCACATGCGATAGTCGCTTTTGCATTCGATGATCGCGTACCGGTAGTAGATGCCAACGTTGCGCGCGTACTTAGCCGTTTGTTCGATTATCCTCATCCGGTAGACACTGTTACCGGCATGCGCCATCTACGGATGTTGGCGAATTCCCTCCTCCCTGTCAAGGAGGGTGGAAGATTACACAACTCCGCTCTGATGGAACTGGGTGCTCTGATTTGCAAACCGAGAAAACCTTTGTGTTCTCAATGTCCGTTGCAAATAGGGTGTCAGACCCGCAGTCCGGAAGCTAGACCTGTCAAACGTCCTCGTATACCCCCTCAGAAGAGGGAGGACTATCGCGCATTCTTGTGTGATGGGAAGTCAATTTGGCTTATTCGCTCTTCTGAGCGGTGGTGGGTCGGTCTGTGGATTTTACCCACTCTGCAAAGAAGACCATCAACTCCCTGCGACTGTGTAGTGAAGTTTTCCATAACATGTTACAAGGTGACGATGCGGATTTGGAGGTGCACAGTACTTCAGGAGGACAAGAGGAAACTTCAGAGAGTTGCGTTAAGGAATTTGGTGCAGGTAGCAATGCCAACACCACATCGGCGGGGAGTTGCAGCGATGGTAGAAAAGCTCCATACTGGGGCGCATGACAAAAGTTCAGAGCTCGCCTCCTTCTCCTGACATTCATGGATATTTTGGTTCCTACGGGGGTAGATTTATTCCTGAAACGCTAGTGGATCCATTACAGAAACTGGAGATAGAGTACCAAAAAGTCCAGGGGGATCCCACTTTTTGGAGGGAGTGGAGGGATATTCTCCAAAATTTTTGCGGTCGCCCAACACCATTATACTTTGCAGAGAGGCTAACAGAGGAACTAGGTGGAGCTCGCGTCTATTTTAAGCGTGAAGATTTGCTCCATACAGGCGCGCACAAGATTAACAATGCAGTAGGGCAAATTTTGCTGGCCAGGCGTATGGGTAAGCGCCGAGTCATTGCCGAAACTGGGGCAGGACAGCATGGTGTGGCTACGGCTGCTGCTGCTGCCCGATTTGGGATGGAATGCGCTGTTTACATGGGTTCAGTGGACATGCATCGTCAGGCACTCAATGTAACTCGCATGCGTTTATTGGGGGCACAGGTAGTCCCTGTCTCAGTTGGTCAGGCCACCCTCAAGGAAGCAGTTAGTGAGGCAATGCGAGACTGGGTTGCAAATCCCAGGACAACGCACTACGTTTTGGGATCTGTATTGGGTGCTCACCCTTATCCATTAATAGTGAGGGACTTTCACCGTATTATTGGCGAGGAAGTACGCCAGCAGATCCTTGCGTGTGAGAGGCGCTTACCTGATCTACTTGTTGCGTGTATAGGGGGTGGTAGTAATGCCATGGGCTTGTTTTACGCTTTTCTGCAGGACACATCCGTACAGCTGGTGGGAATTGAGGCAGGTGGGAGTGGAATACGACCTGGATGTCACGCAGCTCGTTTCCAAGGCGGGAGGGTCGGAATTCTCCAGGGAACCAAGACTTGGCTTCTTGCCGACCAAGATGGTCAGATCGAGCGGACACACTCTATCTCAGCAGGGCTAGATTATCCAGCAGTTGGCCCCGAACACAGTCTACTTCATGAGATAGGACGAGTAGAATACAGCTATGCAACAGATGCTGAAGCACTGGAGGCCTTCCGGGTACTTAGTCGCTGTGAGGGAATTTTGCCTGCCCTAGAATCGGCCCACGCCATTGCTCACGTTCTCAAAATAGGCCCTACACTCCCCAGAGACAGAATCATCCTAGTTAACCTTTCTGGGCGAGGGGACAAAGACGTGGAGCAGGTTGCTAAAGGGCAAAAAGATTAATAGAGCACATGAGGCTCTTCTCCCCGGCCAGCAGTTAGAGGTTCCATAGAAAGTGATAGATCTCCCAACATCGTTTCTGCCGTGACGGTTAACATACAAGTAACAGGATGGTCAGGTGCTAACCTAGGATAGGATAGACGGAAGATGACAGATCCTAGCAGGGCAGTAATCATATCTCACTGCAGTAGCTGCATCATCTTCCCTGCTGCCCCATGCACTTTTTTTACGCCAACATAGATCCCGCTAGTTGAGACTTATTTCTTGGAACGTTAATGGAATTCGCTCTGTCCTTACGAAAGGGTTCCTCTCTTTTCTTGTGGAGAGTCGAGCTGCAGTTATATGTCTCCAAGAGGTGAGGGCATACCCTAGCCAAGTAGCAGATGTTTGTTGGCCCACTGGGTGGCATTTTTTTTGGAATCCCGCTAGTCGGTGTGGGTACGCTGGAACACTGCTCATGACGCGGCAGCTACCATTGCTGGTCACTACTGGTGTAGGGATAGCTCAACATGATAATGAAGGACGTGTTATCTCTGCTGAATTTCCGGGTTTTTACCTTGTTAATGTCTACACTCCTAACTCTGGGAGGAAGCTAGCTCGCTTAGATTATCGCATTCAGGAATGGACTCCCGCTTTTCTTGGGCATCTCCTTCGCCTGGCTAAAAAAAAGCCTGTCATTTTCTGTGGAGATATGAATGTTGCCCACCACAGAATCGACCTAGCACGGCCGCGGGAGCACACGCGACATGCCGGATTTACTGCCGAAGAGAGAGCGGCTTTCTCGAAAATTCTTGATGCTGGATTTCTCGACACCTTTCGGATATTGCACACTGAAGGTGGGAATTACACTTGGTGGAGCTACCAAAAATCCTCTCGGGCACGGAATATAGGATGGAGAATTGACTATTTTTGTGTTGCAGCCTCTCTACGAGAATCGCTCTGTGATGCTTTTATCTGGCCGTCTATCTCTGGTTCAGATCACTGCCCAGTTGGGATCGAAATTGCTGTATAGAAACCAGGTTGCGACTGACTGCTAGCTGAGTATTGTAGTTGAAGATCCAGTCGTGAGAGGCATTGTAAGAATGCCCCTAGCAAGGGGCATAGATGGTGCAAATTTTGCCCCCATTTTCGAAAGCAGCCTGTGGATATCCTCTGCTGCGCGCTTGACAAGTCACTCAGAAATCAAGCTTACTGGCTGCGTATGCCAGTTCTAACCGTGTGTTTTGGATTGCTGTTGGGCATTCTGGGAATTGCCGGGTTTGTAGGAACGGGGTGTAGGGCGCCCACTGCTTTGGTTCCGGCCTCTTTTGGAATACCCATCCTACTTCTGGGTATGGTCGCTGCTTGCAGCGCTGGCAGGAGGAAAATGGCTATGCATTGGGCGATGGGAATAGCTCTTGCGGGGGTAGTTGGTGCCCTGGGGCGTGCTTTGCCGAATATTTCCAGAGTGTCCGTGCTAGAGGGTGGACGTCTGGTGGCCTTTTGGATGCAAATCGTAATGGCAGCATTGTGCATTGCCTTTCTGGGCTGCTGCGTAAGATCGTTCGTAAATGCCCGCAGGAAATCTTGAGATTTTTTCACGAAAGGTTAGGGAATAAGGGAAGATCGAAGGTTCTTCCTGCTGTCGTTAGCGGGGGCAGGGTAGAGGAGGGCAAAGCATGGTGGAGCCCGTGCCGCGTTGCTCGCCGTGCAGCGCTTTGCCTCCGATGTGGTGCCTGTTTTTTGCTGGCTCTCCCAGGTGAGGGGCGATAAGGAGACGGAGCGGTGTATGCGTGACTATCTTCTACCCTAGAGAAGAGGGGTTGTGCTCTGAATTGCGTGTGTCTCGGGGGAGTTCTGGCCCTCCGCGTCCGTATGGTCTATCTATTTAGGAACCCATTCTTCCAGCTGGCTAGTGGGGTGGTGCTGGTGATAGCATCGGCACTTCTCTTTGCCAATGCTACTAGGTGGCATACCGGTGTCTCTAGTGCCTCTTTACACAGCAGGAATCCCGAGAAGGGCAAACTAGGCCGCCACATTTTCAAAAAAAATTGCTTGATCTGCCATCAAGCTAGCGGATTGGGGACACCTTTCCTGTATCCACCCTTAGCCAAAAGTGAGTGGGTTCTTGCGCAAGATTCCCATTCTAAGGAAGATCTCATCTTAATCCTCCTCCATGGACTACAGGGGCCTATTAAAGTGCGGGGTACTATTTATAATGGATACATGTCCGGGTGGAGTCACTTGTCTGATAGTGAGAT
This DNA window, taken from Candidatus Xiphinematobacter sp., encodes the following:
- a CDS encoding cytochrome c, which translates into the protein MVYLFRNPFFQLASGVVLVIASALLFANATRWHTGVSSASLHSRNPEKGKLGRHIFKKNCLICHQASGLGTPFLYPPLAKSEWVLAQDSHSKEDLILILLHGLQGPIKVRGTIYNGYMSGWSHLSDSEIAAVLSYIRTEWGNLAVPITSQKVAIIRKSVLRTQPWTWNELYRVSRFHQEGERRNANNEKKGTWERRD
- a CDS encoding ribonuclease HIII, giving the protein MRFLASQPLTTHTYTAPLTCHQVKKLRQVLILHGFRLESQPHTVFCAQKDKLRVVVYLKGPKVLIQGKGIEDFITFQLEPNVLEQASFGYTQVTQPELHEAHFGIDESGKGDFFGPLVIAGVYVNCSLARALSSLGVQDSKRVASDKRIRTLAQQIRKSGTPSEVIAISPLRYNELFLQFRNLNKLLAWGHARVLENLCKKQPDCSYALSDQFADARLLQQALMTHGRKLSLKQRTKAESDIAVAAASILARERLIDWLDVASVRYALHLPRGVSQTVKKAAVTAIEKYGLQILHRIAKVHFKTAEEVSLLAHRSPCLPQERAAP
- the trpB gene encoding tryptophan synthase subunit beta, with the translated sequence MTKVQSSPPSPDIHGYFGSYGGRFIPETLVDPLQKLEIEYQKVQGDPTFWREWRDILQNFCGRPTPLYFAERLTEELGGARVYFKREDLLHTGAHKINNAVGQILLARRMGKRRVIAETGAGQHGVATAAAAARFGMECAVYMGSVDMHRQALNVTRMRLLGAQVVPVSVGQATLKEAVSEAMRDWVANPRTTHYVLGSVLGAHPYPLIVRDFHRIIGEEVRQQILACERRLPDLLVACIGGGSNAMGLFYAFLQDTSVQLVGIEAGGSGIRPGCHAARFQGGRVGILQGTKTWLLADQDGQIERTHSISAGLDYPAVGPEHSLLHEIGRVEYSYATDAEALEAFRVLSRCEGILPALESAHAIAHVLKIGPTLPRDRIILVNLSGRGDKDVEQVAKGQKD
- the xth gene encoding exodeoxyribonuclease III translates to MRLISWNVNGIRSVLTKGFLSFLVESRAAVICLQEVRAYPSQVADVCWPTGWHFFWNPASRCGYAGTLLMTRQLPLLVTTGVGIAQHDNEGRVISAEFPGFYLVNVYTPNSGRKLARLDYRIQEWTPAFLGHLLRLAKKKPVIFCGDMNVAHHRIDLARPREHTRHAGFTAEERAAFSKILDAGFLDTFRILHTEGGNYTWWSYQKSSRARNIGWRIDYFCVAASLRESLCDAFIWPSISGSDHCPVGIEIAV
- a CDS encoding A/G-specific adenine glycosylase; the protein is MPETSYCESMTQQKMERNLHAWFRKCGRDLPWRHTVDPYAILVSEIMLQQTQVGTVLGYFGRWMERFPDIRTLAEAPEDSVLELWQGLGYYSRARSLHRVARMLAQLPGFPRTPAELECLPGIGEYTAHAIVAFAFDDRVPVVDANVARVLSRLFDYPHPVDTVTGMRHLRMLANSLLPVKEGGRLHNSALMELGALICKPRKPLCSQCPLQIGCQTRSPEARPVKRPRIPPQKREDYRAFLCDGKSIWLIRSSERWWVGLWILPTLQRRPSTPCDCVVKFSITCYKVTMRIWRCTVLQEDKRKLQRVALRNLVQVAMPTPHRRGVAAMVEKLHTGAHDKSSELASFS